In the genome of Tannockella kyphosi, one region contains:
- a CDS encoding MBL fold metallo-hydrolase translates to MKLKTLVLGSYQTNCYIVQDEHKHCIIIDPGSIGRKIVNYLNENELMVDAILLTHGHHDHIGAVDYVYKQYPCPIYCHQETIEMIVQPSLNLSCHGNSFVVESPTLEAPTYFTIGSFDIEWMFLPGHCQGSSMIRFVKENIIFSGDVLFQGSIGRFDFPSSSKHDTIQSIQKMKSLDYDAVVYPGHGPSTTLKQEQETNPYF, encoded by the coding sequence ATGAAATTAAAAACATTAGTCTTAGGTAGTTATCAAACTAATTGTTATATTGTTCAAGATGAACATAAACATTGTATTATTATTGATCCTGGATCAATAGGAAGAAAAATAGTGAATTATTTGAATGAAAATGAACTAATGGTGGATGCTATTTTATTAACTCATGGACATCATGATCATATTGGGGCTGTTGATTATGTTTATAAACAATATCCTTGTCCTATTTATTGTCATCAAGAAACAATCGAAATGATCGTGCAACCAAGTTTGAATTTATCATGTCATGGGAATTCTTTTGTTGTGGAGTCTCCAACATTAGAAGCACCTACTTATTTTACAATTGGTTCTTTTGATATAGAATGGATGTTTTTACCAGGACATTGTCAAGGAAGTTCGATGATTCGTTTTGTAAAAGAGAATATTATTTTTAGTGGAGATGTTCTTTTTCAAGGTTCTATCGGGAGATTTGATTTTCCAAGTTCTTCTAAGCATGATACGATTCAATCCATTCAAAAAATGAAGTCACTCGATTATGATGCAGTAGTTTACCCTGGTCATGGTCCTAGTACAACTTTAAAACAAGAACAAGAAACAAATCCATATTTCTAA
- the rpmG gene encoding 50S ribosomal protein L33, which produces MRENIILKCTECGEENYINTKNKRNHPDRMEVNKYCPRCNAKKVHKEKK; this is translated from the coding sequence ATGAGAGAAAATATTATTTTAAAATGTACAGAATGTGGCGAAGAAAACTATATTAATACAAAAAATAAAAGAAATCATCCTGACAGAATGGAAGTTAATAAATATTGTCCAAGATGTAACGCTAAAAAAGTACACAAAGAAAAAAAATAA
- a CDS encoding fructose-6-phosphate aldolase: MEFIVDTIDLKDIKEAVEYMPIVGVTSNPSIVKATAPEDFFNHMKEVRKIIGMERSLHVQVISKDYEGIMLEAKTILEKIDDQVYIKVPVSYEGTKAIKALKAQGVHVTATAVYDLMQGYIALASGADYIAPYVNRIGNLGSDPYELITELSNRILMDGYDCKILAASFKGVQQVKDSFNSGSQAITAPVAVLKQIFANPNIEKAVDDFNADWEFVYHKDTL; the protein is encoded by the coding sequence ATGGAATTTATAGTTGATACAATTGATTTAAAAGATATTAAAGAAGCAGTAGAATATATGCCAATTGTCGGTGTTACTAGTAATCCGTCAATTGTAAAAGCAACAGCACCAGAAGATTTCTTTAATCATATGAAAGAAGTAAGAAAAATTATTGGTATGGAAAGAAGTTTACATGTTCAAGTTATTTCAAAAGATTATGAAGGAATAATGTTAGAAGCTAAAACTATTTTAGAAAAAATAGATGATCAAGTTTATATCAAGGTACCTGTTTCATATGAAGGGACAAAAGCAATTAAAGCATTAAAAGCACAGGGAGTTCATGTTACTGCTACTGCTGTTTATGATTTAATGCAAGGTTATATAGCACTTGCTAGTGGGGCTGATTATATTGCTCCTTATGTAAATCGTATTGGTAATTTAGGAAGTGATCCTTATGAATTGATTACAGAATTATCGAATCGTATCCTTATGGATGGTTATGATTGTAAAATTTTAGCTGCTAGCTTTAAAGGAGTTCAACAAGTAAAAGATTCATTTAATAGTGGTTCTCAAGCAATTACTGCACCAGTAGCGGTTTTAAAGCAAATATTTGCGAATCCAAATATCGAAAAAGCAGTCGATGATTTTAACGCAGATTGGGAGTTTGTATATCATAAAGATACTTTATAA
- a CDS encoding glycyl radical protein, whose amino-acid sequence MEKNSHFGFLTSRMDSYRESVLTKKPYICSQRALLVTEVYQQNQHLCAVMKRALMLQNILEKMDIYIEDQTLIVGNQASSNNDAPVFPEYTLDFVIKELDLFEKRDGDVFYITEQTKKDLRSIAPFWENNNLRSTGGALLPDKVDVFMKHGFFGMEGKLNSGDAHLAVDYEYVLKNGLIAYEQRVNDLLEKLDLCVVENIDKYQFYKAVLIVIQAVKTYALRYSKLALELSKSALGPRKKELLEISHICTKVPYMPATTYHEAIQSTWFIQLILQIESNGHSLSYGRFDQYMNPFYLKDRKEKRITEDQASELLTNLWIKTMTINKIRSQSHTFSSAGSPMYQNVTVGGQTPDKKDATNEMSYLVLKSVAQTKLPQPNLTVRYHRNMPSDFMNEAIEVMKLGTGMPAFNNDEIIIPSFIEKGVSEEDAYNYSAIGCVETAVPGKWGYRCTGMSYINFPKILLIVMNDGIDPTSKDRFIEGSGNFREMHSFDELMQAIDKALREITRMSVIVENAIDLALEREVPDVLCSALTQDCIGRGKTIKEGGAIYDFISGLQVGIANMADSLAAIKKLVFEEKKISCDQLMDALEDDFSSEKSKKVQQLLIYDAPKYGNDDDYADQLVVDVYQIYIDEMKKYPNTRHQRGPIGGIRYAGTSSISANVGQGFATMATPDGRKARAPLAEGCSPSHSMDQNGPTAIFKSVSKLPTKEITGGVLLNQKVTPQMLESNENNQKLQMMIKTFFNRLDGYHVQYNVVSKETLIDAQIHPEDHRDLIVRVAGYSAFFNVLSKATQDDIIERTEQTI is encoded by the coding sequence ATGGAAAAGAATAGTCATTTTGGATTTTTAACTTCACGAATGGATTCATATCGTGAGTCAGTATTAACAAAAAAACCATATATTTGTAGTCAAAGAGCGTTATTAGTAACAGAGGTGTATCAACAAAATCAACATTTATGTGCTGTTATGAAAAGAGCTTTGATGTTACAAAATATTTTGGAAAAGATGGATATCTATATTGAAGATCAAACACTTATTGTTGGAAACCAAGCTTCTTCTAATAATGATGCGCCTGTATTTCCAGAATATACTTTGGATTTTGTGATTAAAGAATTAGATCTTTTTGAAAAACGTGATGGGGATGTTTTCTATATTACAGAACAAACAAAAAAAGATTTGCGTTCTATTGCTCCTTTTTGGGAAAATAATAATCTTCGTAGTACTGGGGGAGCGTTATTGCCTGATAAAGTAGATGTATTTATGAAGCATGGCTTTTTTGGAATGGAAGGAAAACTAAATTCTGGGGATGCTCATTTAGCAGTTGATTACGAATATGTTTTAAAGAATGGTTTAATTGCTTATGAACAAAGAGTAAATGATTTGTTGGAAAAGTTGGATTTATGTGTTGTTGAAAATATTGATAAGTATCAATTTTATAAAGCTGTTCTAATCGTTATTCAAGCTGTTAAAACATATGCTCTACGTTATAGCAAACTAGCTTTAGAACTATCGAAAAGTGCTCTAGGACCGAGAAAAAAAGAGCTGTTAGAAATAAGTCATATTTGTACAAAAGTACCTTATATGCCAGCTACTACCTATCATGAAGCAATCCAATCAACATGGTTTATTCAACTAATTTTACAAATAGAATCAAATGGTCATTCGCTTTCTTATGGAAGATTTGATCAATATATGAATCCGTTCTATCTGAAAGATAGAAAAGAAAAAAGAATTACAGAAGATCAAGCTAGTGAATTATTAACAAACTTATGGATTAAAACAATGACTATAAATAAAATACGAAGTCAGTCACATACTTTCTCTAGTGCTGGTAGTCCAATGTATCAAAATGTTACTGTTGGTGGACAAACACCTGATAAAAAAGATGCTACCAATGAAATGTCCTATTTAGTACTAAAGTCAGTCGCTCAAACAAAATTACCCCAACCCAATCTTACAGTAAGATATCATCGTAATATGCCAAGTGATTTTATGAATGAAGCAATTGAAGTAATGAAACTAGGAACAGGGATGCCGGCTTTTAATAATGATGAAATTATTATTCCATCTTTTATAGAAAAAGGTGTTAGTGAAGAAGATGCTTATAATTATTCTGCTATTGGTTGTGTTGAAACAGCTGTACCAGGAAAGTGGGGATATCGTTGTACTGGAATGAGTTATATTAATTTTCCTAAAATATTATTAATTGTTATGAATGATGGAATTGATCCAACATCGAAAGATCGTTTTATTGAAGGCTCTGGTAATTTTAGAGAGATGCATTCATTTGATGAACTAATGCAAGCAATAGATAAAGCACTTCGTGAAATTACTAGAATGAGCGTTATTGTAGAAAATGCTATTGATTTAGCCCTAGAAAGAGAAGTTCCCGATGTTTTATGCTCTGCTTTAACACAAGATTGTATTGGTAGAGGAAAAACAATTAAAGAAGGCGGAGCAATTTATGATTTTATTTCCGGTCTACAAGTTGGTATTGCAAATATGGCAGATAGTCTTGCTGCTATTAAGAAATTAGTATTTGAAGAAAAGAAAATTTCATGTGATCAATTAATGGATGCTTTAGAGGATGATTTTTCAAGTGAAAAGAGCAAAAAAGTGCAACAACTTTTGATATATGATGCACCTAAATATGGCAATGATGATGATTATGCAGATCAATTAGTTGTTGATGTTTATCAAATCTATATTGATGAGATGAAAAAATATCCGAATACTCGTCATCAAAGGGGACCAATAGGTGGTATACGTTATGCCGGAACATCAAGTATCTCAGCAAATGTTGGTCAAGGATTTGCAACGATGGCAACGCCAGACGGAAGAAAAGCAAGAGCTCCTTTAGCAGAAGGTTGTTCACCATCTCATTCAATGGATCAAAATGGACCAACAGCAATATTTAAATCAGTTTCAAAATTACCTACTAAAGAAATCACAGGTGGTGTATTGTTGAATCAAAAAGTAACCCCACAAATGTTAGAATCAAATGAAAATAATCAAAAATTACAGATGATGATAAAAACATTCTTTAATCGTTTAGATGGATATCATGTACAATACAATGTTGTTTCCAAAGAAACATTAATAGATGCTCAAATACATCCCGAAGATCATCGTGATTTAATAGTAAGAGTTGCTGGCTATTCAGCATTCTTTAACGTCTTGTCGAAGGCAACACAAGATGATATTATAGAAAGAACAGAACAAACAATATAA
- a CDS encoding glycyl-radical enzyme activating protein: MEQGLIFNIQKFSIHDGPGIRTTVFFKGCPLKCDWCSNPESQLNKIQILCDHNKCIHCNNCQQRCPVNAISFHHNKVYIDNNKCIGCLKCVENCPTKSLSVEGEWKEIDQIVKTCLQDKDFYEESGGGVTISGGEAMIQPSFLKDLVNELKKENIHLAIETTGYVKSSIFFQLAPLFDLLLFDVKHHNTKTHQEHTGVFHEQIISNLSWAISNNINVLVRIAVIPDFNNTLEDAKAFSTLLKSIGVTKVQLLPFHQFGENKYNLLNRSYKMANKKALHPEDLNKYVQIFLDQGIDCFI; encoded by the coding sequence ATGGAACAAGGATTGATTTTTAATATTCAAAAATTTAGTATTCATGATGGTCCCGGTATCCGTACGACTGTCTTTTTTAAAGGTTGTCCATTAAAATGTGATTGGTGTTCGAATCCAGAGTCACAATTAAATAAAATACAAATATTATGTGACCATAATAAATGTATCCATTGCAATAATTGTCAACAACGATGCCCAGTTAACGCTATATCCTTCCATCATAATAAAGTATATATCGATAATAACAAATGCATCGGTTGTTTAAAATGTGTAGAGAATTGCCCTACTAAAAGCTTAAGTGTGGAGGGAGAATGGAAAGAAATAGATCAAATAGTAAAAACTTGTTTACAAGATAAAGATTTTTATGAAGAATCTGGAGGTGGTGTTACTATTTCTGGTGGGGAAGCAATGATTCAGCCTTCTTTTTTAAAAGATTTAGTTAATGAATTAAAAAAAGAAAATATCCATTTAGCCATTGAAACAACAGGTTATGTTAAAAGTAGTATCTTTTTTCAGTTAGCTCCGTTGTTTGATTTATTACTTTTTGATGTTAAGCATCATAACACAAAAACACATCAAGAACATACTGGTGTGTTTCATGAACAAATTATTTCTAATTTGTCATGGGCAATTTCTAATAATATCAATGTTTTAGTTCGAATTGCAGTGATTCCAGATTTTAACAATACTTTAGAAGATGCGAAAGCTTTTAGCACCTTATTAAAAAGTATTGGTGTTACAAAGGTTCAACTTCTACCCTTTCATCAATTTGGAGAAAATAAATATAATTTATTAAATAGATCTTATAAAATGGCAAATAAAAAAGCCTTACATCCAGAAGATTTAAACAAATATGTTCAAATCTTTTTAGACCAAGGCATTGATTGTTTTATTTAG
- a CDS encoding DeoR/GlpR family DNA-binding transcription regulator codes for MNKRHAKILDLLTEYKKLEVVKLSDILEVSQVTIRKDLDVLESKGIVIREHGFARLNECDDINIRLAYHYENKQRIAKCAVETISDGETVMIESGSSCALVAQEIAKTKKDVTVITNSAFIADYIRKLGGLKTILLGGEYQNESQVMVGPMIRKCVESFYVDKLFIGTDGFTIESGFTGNNYMRNEAVQDMAKQANKVCIVTDSVKFKQQGVVSLLDVSKINTVYTDEFIPEDMEQYLLSQNIHVCKAK; via the coding sequence ATGAATAAAAGACATGCTAAAATATTAGATTTATTAACAGAATATAAGAAATTAGAAGTTGTCAAACTATCGGATATCTTAGAAGTATCACAAGTAACGATTCGAAAAGATTTAGATGTTTTAGAATCAAAAGGAATTGTAATTAGAGAACATGGTTTTGCACGTTTAAATGAATGTGACGATATCAATATTCGATTAGCTTATCATTATGAAAATAAACAAAGAATAGCAAAATGTGCTGTTGAAACAATTAGTGATGGAGAAACAGTAATGATCGAATCAGGTTCTTCTTGTGCTTTGGTAGCTCAAGAAATAGCTAAAACAAAAAAAGATGTTACAGTGATAACAAACTCTGCATTTATTGCTGATTATATTCGTAAACTAGGTGGTTTGAAAACAATCTTATTAGGTGGTGAATATCAAAATGAATCACAAGTAATGGTAGGTCCAATGATTCGTAAATGTGTTGAATCATTTTATGTAGATAAATTATTTATTGGTACAGATGGATTTACTATTGAATCAGGTTTTACAGGTAATAATTATATGCGTAATGAAGCTGTCCAAGATATGGCAAAACAAGCAAATAAGGTTTGTATTGTTACTGATTCTGTTAAATTCAAACAACAAGGAGTAGTTAGCTTGTTAGATGTTTCAAAAATTAATACAGTTTATACAGATGAATTTATACCTGAAGATATGGAACAATATTTATTGTCACAAAATATCCATGTTTGTAAAGCAAAATAA
- a CDS encoding penicillin-binding transpeptidase domain-containing protein produces the protein MKFNKKEFSDIHFEGMNEVELERKNKKDILIQKRLFIVLGALFMLAIVLLVRLYYIQVTNHDLYIVKLEQYGVVEYTTDATRGTITDRNGVDLVVNENSLSAIYYGSSTSSAQTELIANFLIANCEVNVDSISTRESKDYFLIAYPDIVNALITEEQEVSLQLSDDYSSALYALQIGLITEELMEEYMDDETLMYTCIVYLIGATGSGTITLVENLSVEEASIIGANANLLKCVSVSSDWSRVKVMGSSFSGVLGTVTTSSQGLPIELANELLSLGLQNNSRVGVSGIEEEYDTLLRGIDSTYTISVDENGNYYKEEESEGVGGTSLQLTIDWELQTLADELLTDVLVSTTDNEFFTEAFFILMDADTGDVLVMSGKTIDRETGTVYDYADGNYKSAYLMGSTVKGGTIYTAYKNDLIYPGEEFYDTPIKIKDTAEKSSWTDMGWVDDVYALARSSNVYMFNIAIRLGGGSYSYNQSLVINTTAFDTLRASYAELGLGVKTGIDVPEEALGYRGSYSNRTSGLLLDFVIGQYDSYTPIQLAQYTATIANKGVKVSPRLVLSGFQTDSLGEAYTTYSNDVEVMDIIEDEDLAFERIWEGYSDCVTQTYGTCYSGWQTSDYDYDMYVKSGTAQVFDYSTGTGVDYSNLAATGWSAIDGEAEVVFAIVLPRKNSGSYTHLIAAEIMDAYFEKYVYDIE, from the coding sequence ATGAAATTTAACAAAAAAGAATTTAGTGACATTCATTTTGAAGGAATGAATGAAGTTGAATTAGAAAGAAAAAACAAAAAAGATATTCTTATCCAAAAACGACTATTTATTGTTTTAGGAGCTCTTTTTATGCTTGCTATTGTTTTGTTAGTTCGATTATATTATATCCAGGTAACGAATCATGATTTATATATTGTTAAATTAGAACAATATGGGGTTGTAGAATATACTACTGATGCAACAAGGGGAACTATTACTGATCGTAATGGGGTTGATTTAGTTGTAAATGAGAATTCTTTAAGTGCAATTTATTATGGTAGTAGTACGAGTAGTGCTCAAACTGAGTTAATTGCAAACTTTTTAATTGCTAATTGTGAAGTCAATGTAGATTCTATTTCTACCAGAGAATCGAAAGATTATTTTTTAATAGCATATCCGGATATTGTTAATGCTTTAATTACAGAAGAACAAGAAGTTAGTTTACAATTAAGTGATGATTACTCTAGTGCATTATATGCATTACAAATAGGATTAATTACGGAAGAATTAATGGAAGAATACATGGATGATGAAACATTAATGTATACTTGTATTGTTTATTTAATAGGTGCTACTGGAAGTGGAACAATTACATTAGTAGAAAACTTGTCGGTAGAAGAGGCGAGTATTATTGGTGCTAATGCGAATTTATTGAAATGTGTTTCGGTTAGCAGTGATTGGTCTCGTGTTAAAGTGATGGGTAGTTCTTTTTCAGGTGTATTGGGTACTGTAACAACTTCATCTCAAGGATTACCAATTGAACTTGCAAATGAATTGCTTAGTTTAGGTTTACAAAACAACTCTCGTGTGGGTGTCTCTGGGATAGAAGAAGAGTATGATACATTATTACGAGGAATTGATTCTACTTATACAATATCTGTTGATGAAAATGGTAATTATTATAAAGAAGAAGAAAGTGAAGGGGTAGGAGGAACTAGTTTACAGTTGACGATTGATTGGGAACTTCAAACCTTAGCGGATGAGCTGTTAACAGATGTTTTAGTTTCCACTACGGATAATGAGTTTTTTACAGAAGCTTTCTTTATTTTAATGGATGCAGATACGGGTGATGTTTTGGTTATGTCTGGTAAAACAATCGATCGAGAGACAGGGACTGTTTATGATTATGCGGATGGTAATTACAAGAGTGCATATTTAATGGGTTCTACAGTAAAAGGTGGAACAATTTATACTGCTTATAAAAATGATTTGATTTACCCTGGTGAAGAGTTTTATGATACTCCTATCAAAATCAAAGATACTGCAGAAAAATCTTCTTGGACTGATATGGGATGGGTTGATGATGTTTATGCGCTAGCTAGATCTTCGAATGTTTATATGTTTAATATTGCTATTCGTTTAGGAGGAGGAAGTTATTCTTATAATCAATCTTTGGTTATTAATACAACTGCTTTTGATACATTGCGAGCATCTTATGCTGAATTAGGACTTGGAGTAAAAACAGGAATCGATGTTCCAGAAGAAGCCTTAGGATATCGTGGCTCTTATTCAAACCGTACATCTGGTTTATTGTTAGACTTCGTTATTGGACAATATGATAGTTATACACCAATTCAATTAGCACAATATACTGCGACGATTGCAAATAAAGGTGTCAAGGTATCACCTCGACTAGTTTTAAGTGGATTCCAAACAGATAGTTTAGGAGAAGCTTATACAACCTATAGTAATGATGTAGAAGTAATGGATATTATTGAAGATGAAGACTTGGCTTTTGAAAGAATTTGGGAAGGTTATTCAGATTGTGTTACGCAAACTTATGGAACTTGTTATAGTGGATGGCAAACTAGCGATTATGATTATGATATGTATGTGAAATCTGGTACTGCTCAGGTTTTTGATTATTCAACTGGTACAGGTGTTGATTATTCTAATCTTGCAGCAACTGGATGGTCAGCAATTGACGGTGAAGCTGAAGTTGTTTTTGCAATCGTATTACCTAGAAAAAATAGTGGATCTTATACGCATCTTATTGCAGCAGAGATTATGGATGCTTATTTTGAAAAATATGTATATGATATAGAGTAA
- the lepA gene encoding translation elongation factor 4: MNIDQSKIRNFSIIAHIDHGKSTLADRILELTQAVSNREMKAQLLDSMDLERERGITIKLNAVQLSYVAKDGETYLFHLIDTPGHVDFTYEVSRSLAACEGAVLVVDAVQGVEAQTLANVYLALDNELEILPVINKIDLPSADPQRIIQEIEDVIGLPADHAPLISAKTGLNVIDVLENVVQNVPAPTGSIDNPTQAMIFDSLYDSYRGVIVFVRLKEGQIAVGDTIKFMATDATYEVTEVGVRTPKEVKKDKLVTGEVGWVCASIKSIQDVHVGDTITTLQNESTEQLPGYRQLNPMVFCGLYPIDNARYKDLREALEKMKLSDSALEFEPETSQALGFGFRCGFLGLLHMDVIQERLEREFDLELIATAPSVIYHCFLTDRSMQIIDNPSLLPNPQLIDHIEEPYVKASIMTPSDYVGTIMELCQSKRGEYIDIEYIDDLRRNVIYAIPLSEIVYDFFDKLKSSTKGYASFDYEIIGYRTSKLQKMDILLNAEIVDALSIIVHKDFAYNRGKVICEKLKEIIPKQMFEVPIQAALQGKIIARTTIKAMRKNVLAKCYGGDISRKKKLLEKQKEGKKRMKAVGSVEIPQEAFMAILSVDDD, from the coding sequence ATGAATATTGATCAAAGTAAAATTCGTAATTTTTCTATCATTGCCCATATCGATCATGGAAAAAGTACTTTAGCAGATCGTATTTTAGAATTAACACAAGCTGTCTCTAATCGAGAGATGAAAGCACAGCTTTTAGATAGTATGGATTTAGAAAGAGAACGTGGCATCACTATTAAATTAAATGCAGTTCAATTATCATATGTTGCAAAAGATGGTGAAACTTATTTATTTCACTTAATAGATACACCAGGTCATGTTGACTTTACTTATGAGGTATCTCGATCTTTAGCAGCTTGTGAAGGGGCGGTTTTAGTGGTTGATGCAGTTCAGGGTGTGGAAGCACAAACATTAGCTAATGTATATTTAGCGTTAGATAATGAGTTAGAAATATTACCAGTAATTAATAAGATTGATTTACCAAGTGCTGATCCTCAACGCATCATTCAAGAAATAGAAGATGTTATTGGCTTACCAGCAGATCATGCACCATTAATTTCTGCTAAAACAGGTTTAAATGTTATTGATGTTTTAGAAAATGTTGTACAAAATGTTCCAGCACCAACTGGTTCTATTGATAATCCAACACAGGCTATGATTTTTGATTCTTTGTATGATTCCTATCGTGGTGTTATTGTCTTTGTTCGTCTAAAAGAAGGACAAATAGCTGTTGGTGATACAATTAAGTTTATGGCAACAGATGCTACTTATGAAGTTACGGAAGTAGGTGTTAGAACACCAAAAGAAGTAAAAAAAGATAAATTAGTAACAGGAGAAGTAGGTTGGGTTTGTGCATCAATTAAATCGATTCAAGATGTTCATGTTGGTGATACAATCACAACATTACAAAATGAATCAACAGAACAATTACCTGGTTATCGTCAATTAAATCCAATGGTATTTTGTGGGTTATACCCAATTGATAATGCAAGATACAAAGACTTAAGAGAAGCTTTAGAAAAAATGAAACTAAGTGATTCTGCTTTAGAATTTGAACCAGAAACATCACAAGCATTAGGTTTTGGATTTAGATGTGGATTTTTAGGATTACTACATATGGATGTTATCCAAGAGAGATTAGAAAGAGAATTTGATTTAGAATTAATTGCAACTGCACCATCTGTTATTTATCATTGTTTTTTAACAGATCGTTCAATGCAAATTATTGATAATCCTTCGCTATTACCGAATCCTCAATTAATTGATCATATTGAAGAACCATACGTAAAAGCTTCTATTATGACTCCTAGTGATTATGTAGGAACTATTATGGAATTGTGTCAATCTAAAAGAGGAGAATATATTGATATAGAATATATTGATGATTTACGTAGAAATGTTATTTATGCTATTCCTTTATCAGAAATAGTATATGATTTTTTTGATAAATTAAAATCAAGTACCAAAGGATATGCTTCTTTTGATTACGAAATAATTGGTTATCGTACAAGTAAATTACAAAAAATGGATATTTTATTAAATGCTGAAATTGTTGATGCATTATCGATTATTGTGCACAAAGATTTTGCTTATAATAGAGGGAAAGTTATTTGTGAAAAACTAAAAGAAATCATTCCAAAACAAATGTTTGAAGTGCCGATACAAGCAGCTTTACAAGGGAAAATTATTGCCCGTACTACGATTAAAGCAATGCGTAAAAATGTATTAGCAAAATGTTATGGGGGAGATATTTCTCGTAAGAAGAAACTTTTGGAAAAACAAAAAGAAGGAAAGAAAAGAATGAAAGCAGTAGGAAGTGTAGAAATTCCTCAAGAAGCATTTATGGCTATTCTTTCAGTGGATGATGATTAA
- a CDS encoding single-stranded DNA-binding protein has protein sequence MINEVILLGRVVKKPVLKEVGAAIKLSTCVLEIEKGFKNGVGVVESDFVTVVLWRGIAETLVDCAQIGSMIGVKGRLQTRTIETSEKQRITLTEVVAEKVTYIDKYFLNRDLNYKTE, from the coding sequence ATGATTAATGAAGTGATTTTATTAGGAAGGGTTGTAAAAAAACCTGTTTTAAAAGAAGTGGGAGCTGCGATTAAGTTGAGTACTTGTGTTTTAGAGATAGAAAAAGGGTTTAAGAATGGAGTTGGTGTGGTAGAGTCAGATTTTGTAACGGTTGTGCTTTGGCGTGGGATCGCTGAAACATTAGTGGATTGTGCTCAAATAGGCTCAATGATTGGTGTCAAAGGACGATTACAAACACGAACGATAGAAACATCAGAAAAACAAAGAATTACGTTAACGGAGGTAGTTGCAGAGAAGGTAACTTATATTGATAAATATTTTCTTAATAGAGATTTAAACTATAAAACAGAATAG
- the acpS gene encoding holo-ACP synthase translates to MIKGIGVDIIKIDRVKEQDRIARRVLSDEEYSIYQLFTTSNRKAEFLAGRFACKEAYVKALGTGIGKVAFQDITILNDDLGKPYINYPNTHVSIAHEKEYAIAYVVIEG, encoded by the coding sequence ATGATTAAAGGAATTGGTGTCGATATTATTAAGATTGATCGAGTGAAGGAACAAGATCGGATTGCAAGAAGAGTTCTTAGTGATGAAGAATATTCTATTTATCAGTTGTTTACAACATCCAATCGAAAAGCAGAATTTTTAGCAGGACGTTTTGCTTGTAAAGAAGCATACGTAAAAGCTTTAGGAACTGGTATTGGAAAAGTGGCTTTTCAAGATATTACTATATTGAATGATGATTTAGGAAAACCATATATTAATTATCCAAACACACATGTTTCTATTGCTCATGAAAAAGAATATGCTATTGCTTATGTAGTAATTGAAGGCTAA
- the ytpR gene encoding YtpR family tRNA-binding protein: protein MLLHAFYNQDGIGDVLLVRLGQGNTVRYEKNNDLVILYDENNKVIGYNVLSASIYFENLNTGLVKITEEFVDSMNKLLQANELELVSSDFSYKFIVGQVVEMKDHPDSDHLHVCIVNLGNESTQIVCGASNVGEGKLVVVATIGSVMPSGMIIKPSTLRKVPSNGMLCSARELKLPGAPDVPGILILNGEEYQVGQEFIF, encoded by the coding sequence ATGTTATTACATGCATTTTATAATCAAGATGGTATTGGAGATGTTTTATTAGTTCGTTTAGGACAAGGAAATACTGTTCGATATGAAAAAAACAATGATTTAGTTATTTTATATGATGAAAATAATAAAGTTATTGGTTATAATGTACTTAGTGCTAGTATTTATTTTGAAAATTTAAATACTGGATTAGTTAAAATTACGGAAGAATTTGTTGATTCAATGAATAAATTGTTACAAGCAAATGAATTAGAATTAGTTTCTAGTGATTTTTCTTATAAGTTTATTGTTGGTCAAGTTGTAGAAATGAAAGATCATCCAGATAGTGATCATTTACATGTTTGTATTGTGAACCTTGGTAATGAGAGTACACAGATTGTTTGTGGGGCTAGTAATGTTGGTGAAGGTAAATTAGTAGTAGTGGCTACGATTGGAAGTGTAATGCCTTCAGGAATGATTATTAAACCTTCAACTTTACGTAAAGTTCCTTCAAATGGAATGTTGTGTTCAGCCAGAGAATTAAAGTTACCCGGAGCACCTGATGTGCCAGGTATTTTGATTTTAAATGGTGAGGAGTATCAAGTAGGACAAGAATTTATCTTCTAG